The following coding sequences lie in one Drosophila sulfurigaster albostrigata strain 15112-1811.04 chromosome 2R, ASM2355843v2, whole genome shotgun sequence genomic window:
- the LOC133839044 gene encoding cuticle protein 63 — protein sequence MFKVLFVLAAFAAAQAYAYPGVVAVAPVVHTPVVAAHPAVVHTPIIHHGAHSVHSHVVHHPAAVKVVHPIVAKPVVVHAVKPVVPLVPVHHAAPAVVVHH from the exons atgttcaaagTT CTCTTTGTGCTCGCTGCCTTTGCCGCTGCTCAGGCTTACGCTTATCCCGGAGTCGTGGCCGTAGCTCCTGTGGTGCACACACCCGTTGTGGCTGCGCATCCTGCTGTCGTCCACACGCCAATCATACATCATGGCGCCCACTCGGTGCACTC TCATGTTGTCCATCATCCGGCTGCCGTTAAGGTTGTGCATCCAATCGTGGCTAAGCCCGTGGTTGTGCATGCCGTGAAGCCAGTCGTGCCATTGGTGCCCGTGCATCATGCTGCCCCCGCTGTCGTTGTGCATCATTAG